TGGGGAGTCTTTTGAAGATTTGCTAATAAATCACATATTCCCGAATCTAACAAGTCGAGCAATACTTACTTCAAAAAATGAATATGTGGACAAGTTTAATGATAAAATTATTCAATTTTTCCCAGGTGAAGGTAAAAAATATGCAAGCTTTGATGAAGCTATTGACGATACTCAAAATTTTTATCCCCAAGAATTTTTAAATACCTTGACTCCAAATGGAATGCCTCATCATAGTTTGGTTTTGAAAAAAACCTGTACAATTATGCTATTGAGAAATTTAGATCCATCTGAAGGCATGTGTAATGGAACCCGAATGGTTTGTAAGGAATTTGAAGACAATGTCATCCATGCAGTAATAACTGTTGGACATCATGCTGGAAAACATGTTTTTATTCCAAGAATACCCTTGTCTCCTGCTGAGAATGAGGGATATCCTTTCCAATTAAGAAGAAAACAGTTTCCGATTCGTTTGTGCTTAAGGCACAAGGTCAAACTATACCAATTGTTGGTATATACCTACCACAACCTGTTTTTCACATGGCCAATTATACGTTGCATTTTCTAGAGGCACTTTAATGTCCACTACAAAAGTCTTGATAAAACCAAATTCAATCACAAATATTGATGATACAAGAATAAAAAATGTTGTATACAAAGAAGTTCTTCGTCAAGTTTCATAATTTCATTAACTTATTTGTTAGAATCATACTATTTTGATATTCTTtgtatgatattaatatatttaataaaaaatctcaatttGTATACCAATAGACGGCCACGATCAAGGGAAAAGAGTGGAAATGAAAGAAACTGCATTGCAACAAATGTGGGTGAAAAGACAAAGCTTAAGTATGTCAGACTTGAAGGTTTTATCTTTCGTTCTGTTTTTCACAATTTTTCAAACCAATTTCCAGTTGGTGTCGAAGAGAATCAAAATCCATTTTCGAATAAATATTTGGGCAGATAAGATAAAGCTCACTATTTGAATTGTCTTACATCCTTGGAATATCTTCCTACATAAATGATGTTATCTGTTT
The sequence above is a segment of the Primulina tabacum isolate GXHZ01 chromosome 6, ASM2559414v2, whole genome shotgun sequence genome. Coding sequences within it:
- the LOC142550096 gene encoding uncharacterized protein LOC142550096 is translated as MAKRIAIEIVDRSLQDITGIQKPFGGKVVVLEEDFMQVLPVVPKATIQETINASSGIEPTDIEGNIKIPDDMIINIAKMMGSEGKKYASFDEAIDDTQNFYPQEFLNTLTPNGMPHHSLVLKKTCTIMLLRNLDPSEGMCNGTRMVCKEFEDNVIHAVITVGHHAGKHVFIPRIPLSPAENEGYPFQLRRKQFPIRLCLRHKVKLYQLLVYTYHNLFFTWPIIRCIF